TCGCCCATCGTCGCCAGCCACCGCGGCCCGGACTGCGCGCGCGTGCAGGACGCGTACTCGCTGCGCTGCGCCCCGCAGGTGCACGGCGCGGCGCGCGACACCGTCAGCCACGCCGAGGCGGTCGCGGACCGGGAGCTGGCGTCGGCCATCGACAACCCGGTGGTGCTCGACGACGGGCGCGTGGAGTCCAACGGCAACTTCCACGGCGCGCCGCTGGCCTACGCGCTGGACTTCCTGGCGATCCCGCTGGCGGACGTGGCCGGCATGGCCGAGCGCCGCACCGACCGGATGCTCGACGTGGCCCGCTCGCACGGGCTGCCCGCGTTCCTGGCCGACGACCCGGGCGTGGACTCCGGGCACATGATCGCGCACTACACCCAGGCCGGGCTGGTCAGCGAGCTCAAGCGCCTGGCGGTGCCCGCCTCGGTGGACTCCATCCCGACCAGCGCGATGCAGGAGGACCACGTGTCGATGGGCTGGGCGGCGGCCCGCAAGCTGCGCCGCGGCATCGACGCGCTGACCAGCGTGCTCGCCGTCGAACTGCTCACCGCGGCCCGGGCCCTGGACCTGCGGGCACCGCTGGATCCCGCCCCGGCCACGGCCGCGGTCCGGGACCTGCTGCGCACCCGCGTGCCCGGTCCCGGCCCCGACCGCCACGTCGCGCCGGAGATCGCCGCGGCCGAAGACCTGATCCGATCCGGCGCGGTGCGCGCCACCGCCGCCGAGTTCCTGTGAGGACGCCCCGGCGGACCGGGGCCAGTGACCGGAGGGTGTCATGAGCCGAACCGTGCGCGCCCCGCGCGGCACGACGCTGACCGCGCGCAGCTGGAGCACCGAAGCGCCGCTGCGGATGCTGCAGAACAACCTCGACCCGGAGGTCGCCGAACGCCCCGACGACCTGGTGGTCTACGGCGGCACCGGCAAGGCGGCCCGCGACTGGGCGTCGTTCGACGCGATCGTGCGGGAGCTGACCGACCTGCGGGAGGACGAGACCCTGCTGGTGCAGTCCGGCAAGCCCGTCGGCGTGCTGCAGACCCACGAGTGGGCGCCGCGGGTGCTCATCGCCAACTCCAACCTGGTCGGCGACTGGGCGAACTGGGACGAGTTCCGCCGCCTCGACGCGCTCGGCCTGATGATGTACGGCCAGATGACCGCCGGCTCGTGGATCTACATCGGCACCCAGGGCATCCTGCAGGGCACCTACGAGACCTTCGGCGCGGTGGCCGCCAAGCGCTTCGGCGGGTCCCTGGCGGGCACCCTGACGCTCACCGCCGGGCTCGGCGGCATGGGCGGCGCGCAGCCGCTCGCGGTGACCATGAACGGGGGCGCGGCGCTGGTCGTGGAGTGCGACCCGGACCGGGCGCACCGCCGCGTCCGGCACGGCTACCTGGACGAGGTGGCCGCGGACCTCGACGAGGCGGTCGCCACGGCCGTGGCCGCCAAGGAGCAGCGGCGCGCCCACTCGGTCGGGGTGATCGGCAACGCGGCGGAGGTGGTGCCGGAGCTGCTGCGCCGCGGGGTGCCGGTGGACGTGGTCACCGACCAGACCTCCGCGCACGACCCGCTGTCCTACCTGCCGCTCGGCGTCGCGCTGGAGGACTGGGCCGACTACGCCGCCACCAAGCCCGAGGAGTTCACCGAGCGGGCGCGGGAGTCGATGGCCCGGCACGTCGAGGCGATGGTCGGGTTCCTCGACGCCGGCGCGGAGGTGTTCGACTACGGCAACTCGCTGCGCGGCGAGGCCCAGCTCGGCGGCTGCGAGCGCGCGTTCGCCTACCCGGGGTTCGTGCCCGCCTACGTCCGGCCGCTGTTCTGCGAGGGCAAGGGCCCGTTCCGGTGGGCGGCGCTGTCCGGCGACCCCGCCGACATCGCCGCGACCGACCGGGCGATCCTGGAGCTCTTCGGCGAGGACGAGCACCTGGCCCGGTGGATCCGGATGGCCGGGGAGAAGGTGCCGTTCCAGGGCCTGCCCGCGCGGATCTGCTGGCTCGGCTACGGCGAGCGCGCGCGGGCCGGGGAGCGGTTCAACGACATGGTGGCGTCCGGCGAGCTCACCGCGCCGGTGGTGCTCGGCCGCGACCACCTGGACTGCGGGTCGGTCGCCTCGCCGTACCGGGAGACCGAGGCGATGGCCGACACCTCGGACGCGGTGGCGGACTGGCCGCTGCTCAACGCGCTGGTGAACACGGCGTCCGGGGCGACCTGG
This region of Saccharopolyspora hordei genomic DNA includes:
- the hutU gene encoding urocanate hydratase, with protein sequence MSRTVRAPRGTTLTARSWSTEAPLRMLQNNLDPEVAERPDDLVVYGGTGKAARDWASFDAIVRELTDLREDETLLVQSGKPVGVLQTHEWAPRVLIANSNLVGDWANWDEFRRLDALGLMMYGQMTAGSWIYIGTQGILQGTYETFGAVAAKRFGGSLAGTLTLTAGLGGMGGAQPLAVTMNGGAALVVECDPDRAHRRVRHGYLDEVAADLDEAVATAVAAKEQRRAHSVGVIGNAAEVVPELLRRGVPVDVVTDQTSAHDPLSYLPLGVALEDWADYAATKPEEFTERARESMARHVEAMVGFLDAGAEVFDYGNSLRGEAQLGGCERAFAYPGFVPAYVRPLFCEGKGPFRWAALSGDPADIAATDRAILELFGEDEHLARWIRMAGEKVPFQGLPARICWLGYGERARAGERFNDMVASGELTAPVVLGRDHLDCGSVASPYRETEAMADTSDAVADWPLLNALVNTASGATWVSLHHGGGVGMGRSLHAGQVTVADGTELAGRKLARVLTNDPGMGVIRHVDAGYERAQQVAAERGIRTPLV